A region from the Lentimonas sp. CC4 genome encodes:
- a CDS encoding transposase, with the protein MKKPTSIKPDRDSVLIGLDWAKEKHDYCLQAPEGDYEFGQIEQDDIKLHDWLDYLSERFEGRRLTICMEAGRDPLLWRLETHEQVDLFVVNTTTAARYRKTFTPSGDKNDQRERFLRDRHISVGELDIRAIVCFIV; encoded by the coding sequence ATGAAAAAACCAACAAGTATAAAACCCGACCGCGATTCGGTCTTGATCGGACTGGATTGGGCAAAAGAGAAGCACGACTACTGCCTGCAAGCTCCCGAAGGAGATTACGAGTTCGGGCAAATCGAGCAGGATGACATCAAGCTCCATGACTGGCTGGACTACCTGAGTGAACGCTTCGAAGGCCGTCGTTTAACCATCTGCATGGAAGCCGGTCGCGATCCATTGCTCTGGCGTTTAGAGACTCATGAGCAAGTCGATTTGTTTGTAGTCAACACAACCACCGCAGCGCGTTATCGTAAAACCTTCACTCCTAGTGGAGACAAGAACGATCAACGTGAAAGATTTTTAAGGGACAGGCACATATCAGTAGGTGAATTAGACATAAGAGCAATTGTGTGCTTTATTGTCTAA
- a CDS encoding transposase, with amino-acid sequence MKVSGRDAVYHCMTRTVNGEFLFEDREKEILRKMMRQVADFCGVDILTYCIMSNHFHVLVRVPDGPAVSDRELMRRYKVLYPKPTKYQEASIALMSAELRAGGDEADAIRRRLLVRMSDVSEFMKTLKQRFSTWFNKSHQRYGTLWADRFKSVLVEGQGNPLQTMAAYIDLNPVRAGIVEDPKDYRFCGYAEAVGNVERSTSNVERRILGGDADGRIAGSRAGLLFVWSDLVGADSDAKRIDSALRAHRSLIFGKRASDCGLPEMTRQQALKVLGADGQLSTAAMLRCRVRYFTDGVILGSAEFVRGFAGAWQMERGRKHPAKVNAMRGDWGGLSVIQGLRRQVFG; translated from the coding sequence ATGAAGGTGAGTGGTCGAGATGCGGTGTATCACTGCATGACACGCACGGTGAATGGTGAGTTCTTGTTTGAAGATCGTGAGAAGGAAATTCTGCGTAAGATGATGCGCCAAGTCGCGGATTTCTGCGGGGTTGATATTTTGACCTATTGTATCATGTCGAATCATTTCCATGTGTTGGTGCGGGTGCCGGATGGGCCTGCGGTCTCGGATCGTGAGTTGATGCGGCGTTATAAAGTGCTGTATCCGAAACCTACCAAATATCAGGAGGCTTCGATTGCTTTGATGAGCGCTGAACTGCGGGCTGGGGGTGATGAAGCGGATGCGATTCGTCGGCGTTTGTTGGTGCGCATGTCGGATGTGTCGGAGTTTATGAAGACGCTGAAACAGCGCTTCTCGACTTGGTTTAATAAATCGCATCAGCGCTATGGCACTTTGTGGGCGGATCGTTTCAAGTCGGTGCTGGTTGAGGGGCAGGGGAATCCACTGCAGACGATGGCGGCTTATATTGATCTCAATCCTGTGCGTGCGGGAATTGTCGAAGATCCGAAGGATTACCGTTTCTGTGGCTATGCCGAGGCGGTGGGAAACGTCGAACGTTCAACATCGAACGTTGAACGTCGAATTTTGGGAGGAGATGCTGATGGTCGAATTGCTGGTTCGCGGGCTGGATTACTATTTGTTTGGTCTGACCTGGTTGGAGCGGATTCAGACGCGAAACGGATCGATTCAGCTTTGCGGGCGCATCGCTCGTTGATTTTTGGCAAGCGTGCGTCTGACTGTGGCTTGCCAGAAATGACGCGTCAGCAGGCTTTGAAGGTGCTAGGTGCGGACGGGCAGCTTTCGACAGCGGCTATGCTGCGCTGCCGTGTGCGCTATTTTACCGATGGGGTGATTCTGGGCTCTGCTGAGTTTGTGCGTGGCTTTGCGGGTGCGTGGCAAATGGAGCGTGGGCGAAAGCACCCTGCGAAGGTGAATGCGATGCGTGGTGACTGGGGTGGTCTCTCTGTCATTCAGGGTCTGCGGAGGCAGGTCTTTGGTTGA
- a CDS encoding discoidin domain-containing protein produces the protein MKNIALLTLAGSALIFSGCGDKGASDSAAPATDGASAPAASGGSIALTTEIPPELIEGTPQPIKVKNLEKAPSSAPTLMVPEGTVLLSAGKPVTGSDDFPIIGELEYITDGDKEAGEGYFVELMDGPQWVQIDLEAPADLAAIWVWHYHSQARAYHDVVVQVSNDPEFATGVTELFNNDYDNSAEQGKGSAKPYVETRFGKLIDAKNTKAQYVRLYSNGNTANDMNHYIEVEVYGK, from the coding sequence ATGAAAAACATAGCACTTCTTACTCTCGCTGGCAGCGCACTCATCTTTTCCGGTTGCGGCGACAAAGGCGCATCCGATTCCGCTGCTCCAGCAACTGACGGCGCATCGGCACCCGCAGCCTCCGGAGGCAGCATCGCACTCACAACTGAGATCCCACCAGAACTGATTGAAGGCACACCACAGCCGATCAAAGTCAAAAATCTCGAAAAAGCACCCTCTAGCGCACCAACGCTCATGGTTCCAGAAGGCACCGTGCTACTCTCCGCAGGCAAGCCTGTCACAGGTAGCGACGACTTCCCAATCATCGGCGAGCTCGAATACATCACCGACGGCGACAAAGAAGCTGGCGAAGGTTACTTCGTCGAGCTGATGGACGGCCCGCAGTGGGTGCAGATCGACCTCGAAGCCCCAGCGGACCTCGCAGCGATCTGGGTGTGGCACTACCACTCACAAGCCCGCGCTTACCACGATGTCGTCGTGCAGGTCTCCAACGATCCTGAATTTGCAACGGGCGTCACAGAACTGTTCAACAACGACTACGACAACTCTGCTGAGCAAGGTAAAGGCAGCGCCAAGCCATACGTCGAAACACGCTTCGGCAAGTTGATCGACGCCAAGAACACCAAGGCACAATACGTTCGACTCTACAGCAACGGCAACACCGCCAACGACATGAACCACTACATCGAAGTCGAAGTCTACGGCAAGTAG
- a CDS encoding Gfo/Idh/MocA family oxidoreductase, with protein MKLKLPTLSRRDFLAKSTIGAGLVLAAPSILRAKEAGAPTDDIRVGFIGCGKQHEVLFNAMVNIPGIRYVAACDIMKARVGRTASAIKSRFDYMPNRYLDAAEMLEKEELDAVFVATPDFWHAPHTIMALEAGCDVYCEKMMSNTLEGARSMVAAMDRTGKLCQIGHQRRSNPRYLYTLNELINKEKICGQIINVNGQWNRALSSSQDIVSKPSILPDAEILRKYEFNLGADHELTLDELRHRFLNWRFYTSLSGGPISDLGAHQIDIFNWYLGATPKSVMASGGRSYFKDREHYDNVMCIFDYDTPQGNARAFYQVLTTTSSGGGYYESFMGTEGTIDISEREAYTKIFKESGADNAKWDNLVRRGLLKKQAAGKAAGGASAIAAYESAPPDEYALPGGLSKAPHQPHIENFLETIRGNATLTCDARHALESEAPIYWVNEAANTQEIIHFTDEHLHT; from the coding sequence ATGAAATTGAAACTCCCAACTCTCTCGCGACGCGACTTCCTCGCGAAGTCCACCATCGGCGCTGGCCTCGTCCTCGCGGCTCCATCGATCCTGCGCGCTAAAGAAGCTGGTGCGCCAACAGACGATATACGCGTCGGCTTCATCGGCTGCGGCAAGCAACACGAAGTGCTATTTAACGCGATGGTCAACATCCCGGGCATTCGCTATGTCGCTGCTTGCGATATTATGAAAGCACGCGTCGGACGCACAGCATCCGCAATCAAGTCACGCTTCGACTATATGCCGAATCGCTATCTCGATGCAGCAGAAATGCTAGAAAAGGAAGAACTCGACGCAGTCTTCGTAGCCACTCCCGACTTTTGGCACGCGCCGCACACCATCATGGCGCTCGAAGCCGGTTGCGATGTGTATTGCGAGAAGATGATGTCCAACACCCTCGAAGGCGCCCGCTCGATGGTCGCGGCCATGGATCGCACCGGTAAGCTTTGCCAGATTGGGCACCAACGCCGAAGCAACCCACGCTACCTTTACACACTAAACGAACTCATCAACAAAGAGAAGATTTGCGGTCAGATCATTAATGTAAACGGCCAGTGGAATCGCGCACTCAGCTCCTCACAGGACATCGTCTCCAAACCATCGATCCTCCCCGATGCCGAGATCCTGCGCAAATACGAGTTTAATCTAGGAGCGGACCACGAGCTCACACTCGATGAACTACGTCACCGTTTCTTGAACTGGCGTTTCTACACCTCTCTCTCCGGCGGGCCGATCTCCGACCTCGGTGCACACCAGATCGATATTTTCAATTGGTATCTCGGCGCCACACCGAAGTCCGTCATGGCATCCGGCGGACGCAGTTACTTCAAGGATCGTGAGCACTACGACAACGTCATGTGCATCTTCGATTACGATACGCCACAGGGTAATGCACGCGCCTTCTATCAAGTCTTAACCACCACCAGCTCCGGCGGCGGTTACTACGAGTCCTTCATGGGCACCGAAGGCACGATCGACATCTCCGAACGCGAAGCCTACACCAAGATCTTCAAAGAATCCGGTGCAGACAACGCCAAGTGGGACAACCTCGTGCGCCGTGGTCTACTCAAAAAACAAGCAGCCGGCAAAGCAGCCGGAGGCGCATCTGCCATCGCCGCTTACGAATCCGCACCACCAGACGAATATGCCCTCCCAGGCGGTCTAAGCAAAGCACCGCACCAACCACACATTGAAAATTTCTTGGAAACGATCCGTGGCAATGCAACGCTCACCTGCGACGCTCGTCACGCACTCGAATCCGAAGCACCGATCTACTGGGTAAACGAAGCAGCCAACACTCAAGAAATCATTCACTTCACAGACGAACATCTTCACACCTAA
- a CDS encoding sugar phosphate isomerase/epimerase family protein, translating into MLLTGFTDEAGQALETQIKATQALGWKHISARSIDGQNIHDLSEADFNNAADRLDEAGIQVIEFGSLIGSWSKSIDSDFNLTLGEIERAIPRMQRLGTKIVRIMSYAQNPWGDDQHDAERFRRLREIVARFSDAGLQALHENCMNWGGFSAQHSLRLIDEVPGLKLVFDTGNPIFQRDRSKAEPYPWQDALGFYQTVKAHVAHVHIKDCLNPLEGHTEPERYTSPGQGRARLPEILTALQTDGYTGAYAIEPHVATVFHTEDDTAIDQEQCYNSYVDYGREFEKIIQATQQ; encoded by the coding sequence ATGCTCCTAACAGGATTTACAGACGAAGCCGGACAAGCCCTCGAAACTCAGATCAAAGCCACCCAAGCATTGGGCTGGAAGCACATCTCAGCACGCAGTATTGACGGTCAAAACATTCACGATTTATCCGAAGCGGATTTTAACAACGCAGCCGACCGTCTCGACGAGGCCGGCATTCAGGTCATCGAATTCGGTTCACTGATCGGCAGCTGGTCCAAATCGATCGATTCCGACTTCAACCTGACTCTCGGCGAAATCGAGCGCGCAATCCCACGTATGCAGCGCCTCGGCACAAAGATCGTGCGCATCATGTCCTACGCCCAAAACCCTTGGGGCGACGATCAACACGATGCCGAACGATTCCGCCGCCTACGCGAAATCGTTGCACGCTTCAGCGACGCTGGCTTACAAGCATTGCATGAGAACTGTATGAACTGGGGCGGCTTCTCTGCGCAGCATAGCCTACGCCTCATCGATGAAGTGCCCGGGCTTAAACTGGTCTTCGACACAGGTAACCCAATCTTCCAGCGTGACCGCTCCAAGGCAGAGCCCTACCCTTGGCAAGACGCCTTAGGATTCTATCAGACAGTCAAAGCACACGTCGCACACGTTCACATCAAAGACTGCCTCAATCCACTCGAAGGTCACACAGAGCCAGAGCGCTATACAAGCCCAGGGCAAGGCCGAGCACGCCTACCAGAAATCCTCACAGCTCTGCAGACCGACGGCTACACAGGCGCCTACGCCATCGAGCCTCATGTCGCGACAGTCTTTCACACAGAAGACGACACTGCCATTGATCAGGAACAATGCTACAATAGCTATGTCGATTATGGCAGAGAGTTCGAAAAAATCATACAGGCGACACAACAATAG